A genomic stretch from Desulfurococcaceae archaeon MEX13E-LK6-19 includes:
- a CDS encoding DUF58 domain-containing protein, with protein MLGEDMRKYRIFIASMIYLLIVSIVVTLYYGDMLPILFIGTTFILVHKKRYYAGLLCLTALSLYISGKDLYSLLSTIPFILVFPVNVKSIVKPAIKPAGFFGPLARSMITISSMYLPVIFLRPIVSLYYIVMYVYIITLVTVNYSRLRNISYKVVYAPKTIALTGKSSIVILIESTVNAFIHVVSGEEVIAERIVQGVVRLEIPLQAKRLGVMPYRFRIYAIDLDGFTSRLVGVIEGEVNVAPYTKIAIEKIRTVLKEILIEAGFPIEIKVYTIRGVFGGGYGEGEGEIGEEISEEGYLGKIVARIIARERGSLTGARKYRRGEYMGAREFLSGDSPRDIHWKKTVSKLKLYVKEYSGHSGGSGGNRILVITDLLSSNSRELDTITYTTLSFIVGMLTRNVNAELSLVVIAPSNEILYVRGSPLQILAFFTRVYEEGLVKLFYEYESFGREYSLDNIYKLLTFKDKSLIIETIRQYTIMFSKKLLRILSEKRLLPPLLFTIIHGNPSALHNSILKELLVMNGYTYIPPRVMPYSELTRVITEIAAG; from the coding sequence ATGCTAGGAGAAGACATGCGTAAATACAGAATATTCATTGCCTCCATGATATACTTGTTGATTGTGTCCATAGTTGTCACTCTATATTATGGCGACATGTTACCCATACTATTTATTGGTACAACATTTATCTTGGTACATAAGAAGAGGTATTATGCAGGACTACTTTGTCTCACAGCTTTATCCCTTTATATATCGGGTAAAGACTTGTACTCGCTATTGTCTACAATACCATTCATTCTTGTTTTCCCAGTAAACGTTAAGTCCATAGTTAAACCTGCAATTAAGCCCGCGGGGTTCTTTGGCCCACTTGCACGTTCAATGATAACAATTAGTTCCATGTATCTTCCAGTAATATTTCTCCGGCCAATAGTATCGCTGTACTATATTGTAATGTATGTATATATAATTACATTGGTTACTGTAAATTATAGTCGTCTAAGAAACATATCATATAAGGTTGTATATGCACCTAAAACTATTGCTTTGACAGGAAAATCTTCCATAGTTATACTTATTGAGTCTACTGTTAATGCCTTTATTCATGTGGTTAGTGGTGAAGAGGTGATTGCTGAGCGAATTGTACAAGGGGTTGTACGTCTAGAAATACCTTTACAGGCTAAGAGACTTGGTGTAATGCCCTATAGATTTAGAATATATGCTATCGATCTAGATGGGTTTACATCTAGGCTTGTTGGTGTTATTGAGGGCGAGGTAAATGTTGCTCCATACACGAAAATCGCTATAGAAAAGATCAGGACTGTTCTTAAAGAAATACTTATCGAAGCCGGTTTTCCTATTGAAATAAAGGTTTACACTATAAGAGGTGTTTTTGGAGGGGGATATGGTGAAGGCGAGGGCGAGATAGGTGAGGAAATTTCTGAGGAAGGTTATTTGGGCAAGATAGTTGCTAGGATTATTGCAAGAGAACGGGGAAGCCTAACCGGTGCAAGAAAGTATCGTCGTGGGGAATACATGGGTGCTCGTGAGTTTTTAAGTGGGGATTCTCCACGTGATATTCACTGGAAGAAAACTGTTAGTAAACTAAAACTCTATGTAAAGGAGTATAGTGGGCATAGCGGAGGTAGTGGAGGCAACAGGATCCTCGTTATAACAGACTTGCTTTCATCAAATAGCAGAGAACTTGATACAATAACTTATACGACATTATCGTTTATAGTTGGAATGCTTACCAGAAACGTTAATGCTGAATTATCATTAGTAGTTATTGCTCCCTCGAATGAAATACTCTACGTCAGGGGTTCTCCTTTACAAATACTTGCTTTCTTTACAAGAGTCTACGAAGAAGGACTAGTTAAGTTGTTTTATGAATATGAGAGTTTTGGCAGAGAATATAGTCTCGATAATATCTACAAGCTCTTGACTTTTAAGGATAAGAGCTTAATTATTGAAACTATTAGGCAGTATACAATAATGTTTTCAAAGAAGTTGCTTAGAATTCTTTCTGAGAAAAGATTGTTGCCACCATTGTTGTTTACTATAATTCATGGAAATCCATCGGCATTACATAATAGTATACTTAAGGAGCTACTGGTCATGAATGGTTATACCTATATTCCACCTAGGGTAATGCCTTACAGTGAACTAACTAGGGTTATTACAGAAATAGCTGCCGGCTGA
- a CDS encoding exosortase/archaeosortase family protein: MYQSMCPGCNTRGFIILVTLVGIIASFIELIYKDAILAYFLLLETNEYSYLAVISFIVLLIAIMESCNVSGVKRIHFGRVLVASVLIVLSYVLLMFSYITNKYILEFKIASIIFLVWGFSAIIFSPRDFRVMGLPLLALVFLIPIPRSIIDEIALYLSQHVASVVSFLTGSELVKDGVGQQVFLKVIDSSGNARLFEIAGVCSGIISLLSILSLVIMLAYFLVKSKKYDYRKILGMIGCITVGIIVVYIGNIIRVTLVVLITKYWSYEAAMSFFHTVPSIIYSAIAVVVVVLLAHKILGISNVFGNKETIFVNGIKEEQFNPKEIGGVLFSLLIITSIFTGLYASLYSTNINGSENTFVLEFQELFMNATKIVFNGTGAIVLEEIDRPTLIRALGSSLVKEIIVRYKNDIYTGYIEVAETPSRFHSWSVCLTFQRYIIEDEWSVYLNNTVVVFMLLRSVTGEKITLAYSVYEVPVYFGGKKIMAYVRVSLFKHGVGTSDLIELFSKIQIGTRHVSRVYEYLLLWVNITTILLAIVILYALIVVTIHIKTKLERR, translated from the coding sequence TTGTATCAAAGCATGTGCCCAGGATGCAATACTAGGGGTTTTATAATACTTGTCACATTGGTGGGTATCATAGCTTCTTTTATCGAATTAATATATAAAGATGCAATACTTGCTTACTTCTTATTGCTTGAAACAAATGAGTATAGCTATCTTGCCGTAATATCCTTCATAGTGCTATTGATAGCTATCATGGAATCATGTAATGTAAGTGGTGTGAAGAGAATTCATTTTGGTAGAGTATTGGTTGCATCTGTGCTCATTGTACTTTCTTATGTATTGCTCATGTTTTCCTATATAACGAATAAGTATATTCTAGAATTCAAAATTGCTTCGATTATCTTCTTAGTATGGGGGTTTTCGGCAATAATTTTTAGTCCTAGAGATTTTCGTGTAATGGGCTTGCCCTTGCTTGCTTTAGTTTTCCTTATACCTATACCTAGGAGTATTATTGATGAAATCGCATTGTATCTTTCGCAGCATGTTGCATCTGTTGTCTCATTTCTAACTGGCTCTGAGCTCGTTAAGGATGGTGTTGGCCAGCAGGTTTTCTTAAAAGTAATAGACTCTAGCGGTAACGCTAGGTTGTTTGAAATTGCAGGCGTATGTAGTGGTATAATAAGTTTGTTGTCGATACTATCGCTAGTAATAATGCTTGCCTATTTTCTTGTAAAAAGCAAGAAATATGATTATAGGAAAATACTTGGTATGATAGGTTGTATAACCGTTGGTATAATAGTCGTTTATATTGGGAACATAATTCGTGTTACACTTGTTGTACTAATTACGAAGTACTGGAGTTATGAAGCCGCCATGTCCTTCTTCCATACAGTACCATCGATAATTTATAGCGCTATTGCAGTGGTAGTAGTTGTTCTTTTAGCACATAAGATTCTCGGTATAAGTAATGTTTTTGGGAACAAGGAAACAATATTTGTCAATGGGATTAAAGAAGAGCAATTTAATCCCAAAGAAATAGGAGGAGTATTGTTTTCGTTACTCATTATAACAAGCATATTTACCGGATTGTACGCTAGTTTATATTCAACCAATATTAATGGTAGTGAGAACACGTTTGTTCTGGAATTCCAGGAATTGTTCATGAATGCTACGAAAATAGTGTTTAATGGGACAGGGGCAATAGTTCTTGAAGAAATAGATAGGCCAACACTAATCAGAGCACTCGGTTCTAGTCTTGTAAAGGAAATCATTGTCAGATATAAGAACGACATCTATACAGGGTACATAGAAGTTGCCGAGACACCGAGCAGGTTCCATAGTTGGAGTGTTTGTTTAACTTTTCAAAGATACATTATAGAAGATGAATGGAGTGTTTATTTGAACAATACAGTAGTTGTTTTCATGCTCTTGAGAAGTGTTACGGGGGAGAAAATAACACTAGCTTACAGCGTATACGAAGTGCCTGTGTATTTTGGTGGCAAAAAGATTATGGCTTATGTTAGGGTTTCTCTTTTCAAGCATGGTGTTGGCACCAGTGATTTAATTGAATTATTCAGTAAAATACAGATAGGAACAAGGCATGTAAGTAGAGTTTATGAGTATCTACTGCTATGGGTTAATATAACTACAATACTACTTGCAATCGTGATTTTGTATGCATTGATAGTAGTTACTATACATATTAAGACGAAGCTAGAGAGGCGATAA
- a CDS encoding DUF1616 domain-containing protein, translated as MILDEEVFAVIMAIIVVGSVFGIAQVLRPSVVEPFTAIGLLNEECKIGDYPEIVVAGENITLCIFVHNYMGYPIYYKVVYKIGTNETLPTQNTSSPEPPVMEWKGFLDHNENTTFKVTITVDRPGKKIALIFELWLYDPDKDAWVYSGRWVHLYVDVLEAPVT; from the coding sequence ATGATTCTTGACGAGGAGGTATTTGCCGTCATTATGGCTATTATTGTTGTAGGAAGTGTGTTTGGTATAGCCCAAGTACTTCGCCCTAGTGTCGTGGAACCATTTACTGCTATTGGTCTCCTTAATGAGGAGTGTAAAATAGGTGATTATCCAGAAATTGTTGTTGCTGGCGAGAATATTACATTATGTATATTTGTCCATAACTATATGGGCTATCCTATTTACTACAAAGTCGTGTATAAGATCGGTACTAACGAGACACTGCCTACACAGAATACTTCGTCTCCGGAACCCCCTGTAATGGAGTGGAAAGGCTTTCTCGATCATAATGAGAACACTACCTTCAAGGTAACTATCACTGTTGATAGACCTGGGAAAAAGATAGCATTAATCTTTGAGTTATGGCTTTATGACCCCGATAAAGATGCATGGGTTTACTCAGGTAGATGGGTACACTTATATGTAGATGTACTGGAGGCGCCTGTCACATGA
- a CDS encoding DUF1616 domain-containing protein yields the protein MKKNSVTTIEELVAKYVRRGMDRRKAIEKIYREWAEGKIEIYDPNPPRDFIEYLLRLDHSLWFWFSIIVLGLTLFTVYFSWINPFILYLRYILGSIMVLYLPGMALIEALYPGERELSPLERLALSIGLSLAVVPLIGLILNYTPWGIRLNPILVSLTVYTLGLLVLAAYRKYMLVLKIHTKG from the coding sequence ATGAAGAAAAACAGTGTTACAACAATAGAGGAACTTGTAGCCAAATACGTTAGAAGAGGCATGGATAGACGTAAAGCTATCGAGAAAATCTATAGGGAATGGGCTGAAGGAAAGATCGAGATATACGACCCTAACCCACCCAGGGACTTCATAGAGTATCTCCTAAGACTTGACCACAGCTTATGGTTCTGGTTCTCAATTATAGTCCTCGGATTAACCTTGTTCACAGTCTACTTCTCATGGATAAACCCGTTTATCCTCTACTTGAGATATATCCTAGGATCAATAATGGTTCTCTACCTACCCGGGATGGCCCTGATAGAGGCATTGTACCCTGGTGAAAGAGAGCTATCTCCATTGGAGAGACTAGCGTTATCCATAGGGTTATCATTAGCAGTAGTCCCATTAATTGGGCTTATACTAAACTACACGCCATGGGGCATAAGACTAAACCCTATATTGGTATCGTTGACAGTATACACTTTAGGATTACTTGTATTAGCGGCTTATAGAAAGTATATGCTTGTCCTTAAGATACATACGAAAGGATAA